In the genome of Desulfuromonas sp. DDH964, one region contains:
- a CDS encoding mechanosensitive ion channel family protein, whose product MQDETLKSLIDNFSFTRILAVLIFFAATWLMVRILRFAAELLAGKFSRYRLWISSAFPVLRLLIWISALAIIILVIINPPVNTLLTIIASAGLAIGLGAQDLIRNVIAGILILMDRPFRVGDMVKVGEHYGEVTNIGLRAITLHTFDDSAVTIPNALVLGQAVANSNSGALDEMVVVEFRLPATLDVVLLRELAREAAACSPYVYLKKPIIITIEDEFQRTFLTHLKIKAYVLDIRLERQLASDISERFKQELIRHGLMTEAMVLGPLQGSLAAS is encoded by the coding sequence ATGCAGGACGAAACCCTCAAATCGCTGATCGACAACTTCTCCTTCACCCGGATCCTCGCCGTCCTGATCTTTTTTGCCGCGACCTGGCTAATGGTGCGCATCCTCCGCTTCGCCGCCGAGCTCCTCGCCGGAAAGTTTTCCCGCTATCGCCTCTGGATCTCCAGTGCCTTCCCGGTCCTGCGCCTGCTGATCTGGATCAGCGCCCTCGCCATCATCATCCTGGTGATCATCAACCCACCGGTCAACACCCTGCTCACCATCATCGCCTCGGCCGGTCTCGCCATCGGCCTTGGCGCCCAGGATCTGATCCGCAACGTCATCGCCGGAATTCTGATCCTGATGGACCGTCCCTTCCGGGTCGGCGACATGGTCAAGGTCGGTGAACACTACGGCGAAGTCACCAACATCGGCCTGCGTGCCATTACCCTGCACACCTTCGACGACAGTGCGGTGACGATCCCCAACGCCCTTGTCCTCGGCCAGGCGGTGGCCAATTCCAACAGCGGCGCCCTCGATGAAATGGTGGTCGTCGAATTTCGCCTGCCGGCCACCCTGGACGTGGTTCTGCTGCGGGAACTGGCCCGGGAAGCGGCCGCCTGTTCCCCCTATGTCTATTTGAAAAAACCGATCATTATCACCATCGAGGACGAATTCCAGCGCACCTTCCTGACCCACCTGAAGATCAAGGCTTATGTTCTCGACATCCGCCTGGAACGGCAGCTGGCGAGTGACATCAGCGAACGGTTCAAGCAGGAGTTGATCCGGCACGGGCTGATGACCGAGGCGATGGTCCTTGGCCCCCTGCAGGGGTCGCTTGCCGCGTCCTGA